The Staphylococcus sp. KG4-3 genome has a window encoding:
- a CDS encoding AI-2E family transporter, with the protein MSNEDNVRQENKKGKDKLKLSFPETRFMKFAGGKDLLFGLLILILVGIAIFIFDQVSYIFKPFIIIFNTIAAPIIVSVILYYLLNPLVNLMERYNISRLWGVIILFLLIVGVITLVINLLIPVIGSQFRSFGNNFPLYVDKVNQFIDSVTKYSLISNFYSQIQEQLDALANKLPSMVSDYFNGFGSKVKNFAEAIVNVGVVIATTPFVLFFMLKDGHRFKEFSTKLMPPKFRKDYHDLLDKMSVQVGSYIQGQIIVSFCIGILLFIGYSIIGLDYSLILASIAAVTSVVPYIGPTIAISPAIIIALITSPIMLLKLIVVWTAVQFIEGHLISPNVMGKTLKIHPLTIIFILLSAGNLLGIVGVILGIPAYAILKVLVSHLYSMFKRRYNKYYGEDAGEYEITTDEEIR; encoded by the coding sequence ATGTCGAATGAAGACAATGTAAGACAAGAAAATAAGAAAGGGAAAGATAAGTTAAAACTTAGTTTCCCTGAAACCCGCTTCATGAAGTTTGCGGGTGGCAAAGACTTACTTTTTGGTTTGTTAATTTTAATATTAGTAGGTATAGCTATATTTATATTTGATCAAGTATCTTATATTTTTAAACCGTTTATTATTATTTTTAATACTATTGCTGCACCTATTATTGTTTCAGTGATTTTATATTATCTATTGAATCCATTAGTCAATTTAATGGAACGTTATAATATTTCTAGATTATGGGGCGTAATCATATTATTTTTGTTGATTGTAGGTGTCATAACACTTGTTATTAACCTTTTGATACCTGTGATAGGGTCTCAATTTAGAAGTTTTGGTAATAATTTCCCATTATATGTAGATAAAGTCAATCAATTTATAGATAGTGTTACAAAGTATTCCTTGATATCGAATTTCTATAGTCAAATTCAAGAACAATTGGATGCGTTGGCTAACAAATTGCCATCTATGGTTTCAGATTACTTCAACGGATTTGGTTCAAAGGTTAAGAATTTTGCTGAGGCAATTGTAAATGTAGGTGTAGTCATTGCGACAACACCATTTGTGTTGTTCTTTATGTTAAAAGATGGACATCGTTTTAAAGAGTTTTCTACAAAATTAATGCCACCTAAATTCAGAAAAGATTATCATGATTTATTAGACAAAATGAGTGTTCAAGTTGGTTCTTATATTCAAGGTCAAATTATTGTATCATTTTGTATTGGTATTTTATTATTTATAGGTTATAGCATTATTGGGTTAGATTATAGCTTGATCTTAGCATCAATCGCTGCTGTTACAAGCGTGGTTCCGTACATTGGTCCTACAATTGCAATATCGCCAGCAATTATTATTGCGCTAATAACTTCCCCAATTATGTTATTGAAATTAATTGTAGTTTGGACGGCTGTTCAGTTTATCGAAGGTCATCTAATTTCACCTAATGTCATGGGTAAAACACTTAAAATACACCCACTAACAATTATTTTCATCTTGTTAAGTGCAGGTAACTTATTAGGTATTGTAGGTGTGATTTTAGGTATACCGGCTTATGCAATATTAAAAGTCTTGGTTTCACATTTATATAGTATGTTTAAACGTAGATATAATAAGTATTATGGTGAAGATGCTGGAGAATATGAAATTACTAC
- a CDS encoding sodium:alanine symporter family protein yields MRDFDGLIPDWFKTFVQVGNDLIWSQYLIGLLITAGIFFTIGSKFVQLRWIPEMFRAVGEKPETLDNGKKGIAPFQAFAISAASRVGTGNIAGVATAIVLGGPGAVFWMWVIAFIGAASAFIEATLAQVYKVPDKEGGFRGGPAYYITRGLNQKWLGVVFAVLITITFAFVFNTVQSNTIAESLKTQYNVSPAITGIVLAVFTAIIIFGGVRSIATMSSVIVPVMAILYIFMVVIILFMNFDQIIPMISTIIKSAFGFEQATGGAIGATILQGVKRGLFSNEAGMGSAPNAAATAAAPHPVKQGLIQSLGVFFDTMLVCTSTAIMILLYTGLEFGDNAAQGVAVTQSALNEHLGSVGGIFLTIAITLFAFSSVVGNYYYGQSNIEFLSNNRTILFIFRCLVVVLVFIGAVAKTDVVWSTADLFMGLMAIVNLVAIIGLSNIAFAVMNDYQRQRRAGKKPIFRPEELEINLFGIESWGMKK; encoded by the coding sequence TTGAGAGATTTTGATGGTTTAATTCCAGATTGGTTCAAAACATTTGTCCAAGTCGGGAATGATTTAATCTGGTCACAGTATTTAATTGGATTGTTAATAACAGCCGGTATATTCTTTACAATCGGTTCAAAATTTGTTCAGTTAAGATGGATTCCAGAAATGTTTCGCGCTGTTGGTGAAAAACCTGAAACATTAGATAATGGTAAGAAAGGTATTGCTCCATTCCAAGCGTTTGCAATTAGTGCAGCGTCACGTGTAGGTACAGGTAATATCGCTGGTGTTGCAACCGCAATTGTACTCGGTGGTCCTGGTGCTGTATTTTGGATGTGGGTTATCGCTTTTATCGGGGCAGCAAGTGCATTTATTGAAGCAACTTTAGCGCAAGTCTATAAAGTACCTGATAAAGAAGGCGGCTTCCGTGGTGGTCCAGCGTATTACATAACGAGAGGTTTAAACCAAAAATGGTTAGGTGTTGTTTTTGCAGTATTAATAACAATTACATTTGCATTTGTATTTAATACTGTTCAATCAAATACAATCGCTGAATCATTGAAAACACAATATAATGTAAGCCCTGCGATAACAGGTATTGTATTGGCAGTATTTACAGCAATTATTATATTTGGTGGTGTGCGTAGTATTGCAACTATGTCATCAGTAATTGTGCCTGTAATGGCGATATTATATATTTTCATGGTTGTTATCATCTTATTCATGAATTTCGATCAAATCATTCCTATGATTTCTACAATTATAAAAAGTGCATTTGGTTTTGAGCAAGCTACAGGTGGCGCAATCGGTGCTACAATTTTACAGGGTGTTAAACGTGGTTTGTTCTCGAATGAAGCGGGTATGGGTTCAGCACCTAATGCTGCTGCAACAGCTGCTGCACCACACCCAGTCAAGCAAGGCTTAATTCAATCTTTAGGTGTATTCTTTGATACTATGCTTGTATGTACATCTACAGCCATCATGATTTTACTTTACACAGGTTTAGAATTTGGTGACAATGCAGCACAAGGTGTTGCAGTTACACAATCTGCTTTAAATGAACATTTAGGCAGTGTAGGCGGTATCTTTTTAACAATTGCGATTACGCTGTTTGCATTCTCTTCAGTTGTAGGTAACTATTATTATGGACAATCTAACATTGAATTTTTATCTAATAATAGAACGATTTTATTTATATTTAGATGCTTAGTGGTCGTGTTAGTATTTATTGGTGCAGTAGCTAAAACAGATGTTGTTTGGAGTACTGCCGATTTATTCATGGGATTAATGGCAATTGTCAACTTAGTGGCAATCATTGGATTATCAAATATCGCATTTGCTGTTATGAACGATTACCAACGTCAACGTAGAGCCGGTAAAAAACCTATTTTCAGACCAGAAGAATTAGAAATTAATTTATTTGGTATTGAAAGTTGGGGTATGAAAAAATAA
- a CDS encoding acyltransferase — translation MKYYDEIPIIRSVAAMLVVAIHTVNSIALSGDSFTSDGLGYINQIARLGTPIFAVVSAFLLTISVIHKGFSLNYFIKSRFSKILIPYIIWTIFYLLYRAYFLHNLEDDGKLINYFVFGKANFHLYFILTVIQFYFLFPFVHKFKKGWPIITLFIVATIANIVWIMMGPVSLGGGGVERFVNDKLFIMNWISFFVLGIVYAKFYNEIKVLIFKYKALLSIIIGILFIDLLISIDLDNLHSSIHVSNIIYIPFFIVFLNYMFEHVKKNKIILRTLTLIGDYSMGVYLVHYVAIQFVKRLPLVEEIDAQSKFMGVFIAAVALSVFIVYLIGKLPFGNYIVPIPKKKASKHLTNIRDNSDTGNEATT, via the coding sequence ATTAAGTACTATGATGAAATTCCTATAATTAGGTCAGTGGCAGCTATGCTTGTTGTTGCTATTCATACAGTTAATAGTATCGCACTTTCAGGAGACTCGTTCACTTCAGATGGGTTAGGATATATAAATCAAATTGCAAGGTTAGGCACACCTATTTTTGCAGTAGTTAGTGCTTTTTTATTAACTATTTCTGTCATTCATAAAGGCTTTAGCTTGAATTATTTTATAAAATCAAGGTTTAGTAAAATTTTAATTCCATACATTATATGGACAATTTTTTATTTATTATACAGGGCTTATTTTTTACATAACTTAGAAGATGATGGTAAATTAATAAATTATTTTGTATTCGGTAAGGCAAATTTTCATTTATATTTTATATTAACTGTAATACAATTCTATTTTTTATTTCCATTTGTACACAAATTTAAAAAAGGATGGCCAATTATTACTTTATTCATAGTTGCAACTATTGCTAATATAGTTTGGATAATGATGGGACCAGTTTCATTGGGCGGTGGTGGAGTAGAACGGTTTGTAAATGATAAACTCTTCATTATGAACTGGATCTCCTTTTTCGTTTTAGGTATTGTTTACGCAAAATTTTATAATGAAATAAAAGTACTGATATTCAAATATAAGGCGTTACTTTCAATTATTATAGGTATATTATTTATTGATTTATTGATCAGTATTGATTTAGACAATTTACACAGTTCAATCCATGTTTCAAATATAATTTATATCCCGTTTTTTATTGTGTTTCTTAACTACATGTTTGAACATGTAAAGAAAAATAAAATAATTTTGCGTACACTAACATTAATAGGAGATTACTCTATGGGCGTCTATTTAGTACATTATGTAGCAATCCAATTCGTGAAGCGTTTGCCTCTTGTTGAGGAGATTGATGCTCAAAGTAAATTTATGGGTGTATTTATAGCAGCTGTTGCTTTATCAGTATTCATTGTATACTTAATTGGCAAGCTACCATTTGGAAATTACATTGTACCTATTCCGAAAAAGAAAGCTAGTAAACACCTTACTAATATTCGAGATAATAGTGATACTGGTAATGAAGCAACGACATAA
- the glcT gene encoding glucose PTS transporter transcription antiterminator GlcT — protein MSDYLITKVLNNNVIICKKAKEEYVLIAKGIGFNKKSGMTLQENQTVEKTYILDQKSQQDHYKSLVEQADDTLIQAVIEAVNIITNSVMKIDNQKLVISLTDHIIFAYNRLKQNQLINNPFVVETKQLYTEAYGIAEKVIDRLNHVLDVNFPEDEIGFIALHIASNTETLPIREMELINRLINKSIFILEHDLKHEIEKDTVQYQRFIRHIQFLIKRLRTGENLQKTNAFEELLKTQYPLCFNIALKIMKMLQQELGIKIYDAEVIYLTLHVYHFMVVADHTDTSND, from the coding sequence GTGAGTGATTACCTGATAACTAAGGTTTTAAATAATAATGTTATTATCTGTAAAAAAGCAAAAGAAGAATATGTGCTCATTGCTAAAGGCATTGGCTTTAATAAAAAAAGTGGCATGACTTTGCAAGAAAATCAAACAGTTGAGAAAACGTATATATTAGATCAAAAGTCTCAACAAGACCATTATAAATCTCTGGTTGAACAAGCTGATGACACATTAATTCAAGCAGTAATTGAAGCTGTTAATATTATTACGAATTCAGTAATGAAGATAGATAATCAAAAATTAGTCATATCTTTAACTGATCATATTATATTTGCATATAACCGATTGAAACAAAATCAATTAATAAATAATCCTTTTGTTGTAGAAACAAAGCAATTATATACAGAGGCATATGGCATTGCTGAAAAAGTAATAGATCGTTTAAACCATGTATTAGATGTGAATTTTCCGGAAGACGAAATAGGGTTTATAGCATTACATATAGCTTCTAATACCGAAACTTTACCTATACGTGAAATGGAACTGATTAATCGTTTGATTAATAAAAGTATATTTATTCTAGAACATGATTTAAAACATGAAATAGAAAAAGACACAGTCCAGTATCAGCGCTTTATTAGGCATATTCAATTTTTAATTAAAAGATTGAGAACTGGAGAAAATTTGCAAAAAACAAATGCATTTGAAGAGTTATTGAAAACTCAGTATCCTTTATGCTTCAATATCGCATTAAAAATAATGAAAATGTTGCAGCAGGAATTGGGTATTAAAATATATGATGCAGAAGTTATTTATTTAACTTTGCATGTCTACCATTTTATGGTTGTTGCTGATCATACGGATACATCTAATGATTAA